The Gavia stellata isolate bGavSte3 chromosome 1, bGavSte3.hap2, whole genome shotgun sequence genome has a segment encoding these proteins:
- the SESN3 gene encoding sestrin-3, with the protein MQANGLDERTNLLVEEYSTSGRLDNITQVMSIHTQYLESFLRSQFYMLRMDGPLPLPYRHYIAIMAAARHQCSYLINMHVDEFLKTGGIAEWLNGLEYIPQRLKNLNEINKLLAHRPWLITKEHIQKLVKTGENNWSLPELVHAVVLLAHYHALASFVFGSGINPERDPDTSNGVRLIAVNNFCVCDLANDNNIENASLTSSNFGIADSLSELEALMERMKRLQEDKEDDEASQEEMATRFEKEKKESLLVISGAFDDEIVSTDVSRYIEDPGFGYKDFARRGEDHLPTFRAQDYTWENHGFSLVNRLYSDIGHLLDEKFRMVYNLTYNTMATHEDVDTTTLRRALFNYVHCMYGIRYDDYDYGEVNQLLERSLKVYIKTVTCYPERTTKRMYDSYWRQFKHSEKVHVNLLLMEARMQAELLYALRAITRHLT; encoded by the exons ATGCAAGCAAATGGTTTGGATGAACGTACTAATCTTCTTGTGGAAGAATACTCTACGTCTGGTCGCCTGGACAACATCACACAGGTCATGAGTATTCATACTCAGTACCTGGAGTCTTTCCTCCGCAGCCAGTTCTATATGTTGCGCATGGATGGGCCCCTTCCTTTGCCCTATAGGCACTACATTGCTATAATG GCTGCAGCCAGACATCAGTGTTCCTACCTAATAAATATGCACGTTGATGAGTTTTTGAAGACCGGCGGGATTGCAGAGTGGTTGAACGGTTTAGAATACATTCctcaaagactgaaaaatctgaatgaaATAAACAAACTCCTTGCACACAGGCCCTGGCTAATCACGAAAGAGCACATTCAG AAACTTGTCAAGACTGGGGAAAATAATTGGTCTCTTCCTGAACTGGTGCATGCTGTTGTCCTGTTGGCACATTATCATGCCTTGGCAAGTTTTGTATTTGGTAGTGGCATTAATCCAGAGAGAGATCCGGATACATCTAATGGAGTCAGACTTATAGCAGTCAACAACTTCTGTGTCTGTGATCTTGCCAATGACAACAACATAGAAAATGCATCCCTCACAAGTAGCAACTTTGGG ATTGCAGATTCTTTAAGTGAGCTGGAGGCCTTAATGGAAAGGATGAAGAGGCTACAAGAAGATAAAGAGGACGACGAAGCCTCTCAGGAAGAAATGGCAACTCGCtttgaaaaggagaagaaggagagtCTGCTAGTAATTAGTGGAG CATTTGATGATGAAATAGTTTCTACAGATGTTTCCCGCTATATTGAAGATCCTGGGTTTGGGTACAAAGACTTTGCAAGGCGAGGAGAAGACCATCTCCCAACATTCAGAGCTCAG gaCTACACGTGGGAAAATCATGGCTTTTCCCTTGTAAACAGGCTTTATTCTGATATTGGGCATCTCCTCGATGAGAAGTTTAGGATGGTGTATAACCTCACGTATAACACTATGGCAACACATGAAGATGTTGATACAACTACGCTAAGAAGAGCTTTATTTAACTATGTCCACTGTATGTATGGAATCAG GTATGATGACTATGATTATGGAGAAGTTAATCAGTTACTTGAACGCAGCCTGAAGGTTTACATAAAGACAGTGACCTGCTACCCAGAGAGAACTACCAAGCGCATGTACGATAGTTACTGGCGTCAGTTCAAGCACTCGGAGAAG gttCATGTCAATCTACTTCTAATGGAAGCTCGTATGCAAGCCGAACTTCTGTATGCCCTTCGTGCCATAACTCGTCACTTAACCTGA